From the Leguminivora glycinivorella isolate SPB_JAAS2020 chromosome 15, LegGlyc_1.1, whole genome shotgun sequence genome, one window contains:
- the LOC125233743 gene encoding uncharacterized protein LOC125233743 encodes MSTMRRETDAPEAERARTGAVARAGAAAVLVAVAYKIGSENWTSNANEYAGWNETCYKSVMKIRGDVADTSAGAQASGEAYRASLAATSQPSAVADFLAAAGSSGAETSVRVASASPAAIGACLSNRRRTDSGTVTRAGSVERQGQGRELNGLLLDNKNARIDWFPKLIWPEGTLRIDWFKEYLMVPSTSRIDWFEV; translated from the exons ATGAGCACAATGAGGCGCGAGACCGACGCTCCCGAAGCCGAACGCGCTCGGACAGGCGCAGTCGCGCGAGCAGGCGCAGCCGCAGTTCTTGTCGCCGTCGCTTACAAGATCGGGAGCGAGAACTGGACATCGAACGCGAACGAGTACGCCGGTTGGAACGAGACTTGCTACAAGAGCGTGATGAAGATCAGAGGAGACGTAGCGGACACATCAGCCGGCGCTCAAGCTTCGGGAGAAGCTTACAGAGCCAGCCTTGCAGCCACGAGCCAGCCGAGCGCCGTAGCCGACTTCCTAGCAGCGGCAGGGTCGAGCGGCGCAGAAACGAGCGTCCGAGTCGCGTCAGCGAGCCCAGCCGCGATCGGCGCATGCCTCAGCAACCGGAGGCGTACCGACAGCGGGACCGTCACCCGAGCAGGGAGCGTCGAGAGACAAG GTCAAGGGCGAGAACTGAATGGTTTGCTCCTTGACAATAAAAATGCGAGAATTGATTGGTTCCCTAAATTGATATGGCCAGAGGGTACCTTGAGAATTGATTGGTTCAAGGAGTACCTGATGGTACCTAGTACCTCGAGAATTGATTGGTTCGAGGTTTAG